A stretch of DNA from Brevibacterium sp. CBA3109:
ATCCCCACACGCAGGCTTCCGCCCTTGACCGGGTCACCCGCGTCTATGGCAGTCACAGCGCCTCCACCACAGGCGCTCAGGCCCGCGATTGCGGAGATCGACAGTCCAGCCCCCAGCGCTTGTCTTCGATTCGGTGTGTTCATGTGCCTTCTTCCTGCGGGTGCGTACTGGTGAGGATATGGGCGCCGAGGTACTCCTCAAGCATGCTCAGAGCCTCCTCGTCGGTGACGGTCATCTGCTGGGTGCTGCGGGCGACACCGAGACCGTCAATGAAGATGCTCAGGGCCTTGACCATGAGCACGGTATTGCCGGTGCGAATGGTTCCCGCGCGCTGACCGGCGAGGATGACACCGGTGATCATGTCAAGCCATTCGGTGTAGACGGCGGTGAGGTTGAGCCGGGCGTGCTCATCAGCGGCGGCGTGGGCCCAGCTTTGGATCCAGATCGACCACACTCGCCGGACCTTGACGTCGACGCCGGCGTGGATACGGGCGAAGTGCCGCAATGTGGCGACGGGATCGGCGGTTTCCGTGAGGTCTCGGGCGCTGGCGATGATGTCGAGTGAGTACCGCAGCGCTGCCTGCAGCAGCTGGGTCTTCGTCCGGAAATGATAGTTGATCGCCGAGGCGCTGAGACCGCATGCGTTCGCGACGTCTTCGGTGCGCACGTTGTCGATGCCCAGATCGGCGTAGAGCTCCCACGCAGCGGCGATGATCTTCTGACGGTTGCGTGTGCCCTTCGACATCCAAGCGCCGGTGCCAGCCGCCGCCGGATCTGGCAACGAACTTGAGTGATCCAACGTCGCGACACCCCCGCCAGCCTTCACCCGTTCAAGCGATCCCAACTGACTCACAGCTGGCACTCCCCCAGGCTCAAGTTGGAAGTGTTCAACAGCCCGTCGCCGAGGTGGTCCGGACGGCCGTCCTGTTGTGAGCCAGTCTGTGCTGACGTTGGTCAGGGAGGCGATCCCTGAGATCTCCTCAACCCGGAAGTTCCGTATTCCAGCCAAAGATTTGGAGAGTTTGCTCGGTTCGATACCGATGCTTCGAGCAACTTCACTGTGATTGATCCCGGCGGTTTTGATCGCGTCACGAACACGACTCACCAGAGAATCCTGGCTGCTGCCTGCACCTTCGCTCGTCTTGACCACTTCTACATTCTGCACAAGTGTTGCGATTTTGGCAGTAGTTACTAGGTGGTTTGTTAGTTTTTCGTGACCTGGTGGCTAGCCGACCTCCACTGCGGGCGTCGTTTTCGCCGGCATCGGCACTGAGGTTCGTCGGTGCGTTGATATGGATCAAAACGACATTAGCGATAGAGTTCTATTTCGAAGTAGTTTGGCGAAACTTCTCGATGAAGATCTTCCACGCCATCTAGGTCCGCGACAGATACGAGGAGGCGCTGCGACCGTGCGGTCACTGCCATCGACGATGCGTTCCCAATTGGTCAAATCACTGACCCCCGAACGCAAAGCATGGGCCTCAAAATTGCGCCATGGTGAACATTCCTGGCAACGATTCGACACTGCTAGCCGCTGTAGCCCTACAATCAGAAGAGCCGGCTATGACGCGCGAGCAGAGCAAGAGGCGTCCCTCACCGAGGTGCGCCGTTTGCTGCACGCAGCTGACATCGAGTTCGTCGAACTGCCTAGTCTGAGCGTTTTCATGCCCGTCCTGGTCCTCAATGCCAGGGAGACGAAGAACCTACTCTCATCGGTAATACACACCTTGGCCCAGGCACGTGGACGCGGCGGAAAAACCCGAACTGCACACCTCGCAGACGAAACCTGGTCTGTGCGCTTCTACGATGTCCGCGGCGCCGAGATGAGTCGCCGAGGCGCCCATCGACGACCGTCAAAGGTCGGCCGAGTCGACTGCTTGAGACGAATTGTCGCACCGAACGGAAGAGTGCTGAGCACTCCCAACCAGACATTGTCCATCGAACTGTGGGAAGAGCTAGGTTCCAACGTCCAACGCGTCGATGGCGGTCTTCATTTGCCCGGAACCCTGCGCCGTCGAAATTCTGATCACGGCCTGGCCGTCGATTATATGGAGCCAAATACGTGGGACAGCGCGCTGAGGAACAGTTCTCGCCTTGCCCTTCCTGCACCTCACCTGCGAGAGCTGCAGGAACCAATCGACATCGTCTATACGTGGGTCGACGGTTCCGACCCAAAGTGGCGAGCACGAATGAACAATACTCGTGACAAAGTCGACCAAGGAACCACCGAGCCCAGCTCGGTCTCGGAATCCCGATTCACTTCGCGCGAAGAACTAAAATTTTCGCTGCGCTCCCTCGAATACTATGCATCGTGGGTTCGGCGAATCTTCATTGTGACCGATCAGCAGATTCCCGAGTGGCTGAACACAGATCACCCAAAGATCACCGTGGTCGATCACCGCGACATCTTCTCGGACACCGGGGTGCTACCCGTCTTCAACTCGCACGCCATCGAATCTCAACTGCACCATATTCCCGGGCTAGCGGAGCACTATCTCTATCTCAATGACGATTGTTTCTTCCTCAGACCCACTAGGCCTGAGCTGTTCTTCACAGCGAATGGCCTTTCAAAGCACTTTCGATCGATCGTGCCTATCGATGTCGAGGGTTGGGGCCCGCGGGATCTTCCGATCATCTCCGCGGCCAAGCAAGGGAGACATCATCTTCTCAGTAGGTACGGCCGCACGGTCACCCACCGGTTCAAGCACACTCCTCACTCCCAACTTCGCTCCGTGCTCGAGACAATGGAGTCCGAGGAGCCAGAGCTTTTCGCACGGGTCGCAGCTTCACCGTTCCGCTCGCCGGAGGATGTGTCCATCCCTTCCTCACTCCATCACTTCGATGCTTTTGCAAGGGGACAATCAGTCGAAGGACAGATCGGCTATCAGTTCGTCGACCTCAGTGCAGCTGATTTGGAACTACGATTGCTCCGGGTAGCGCGTCGCACCGATTTGGATGTGTTCTGCCTTAACGAGACCACGCTCAGGGAGGAATCGGAAGAGTCGGTAGATCACCTAGTGGCCCGCTTCTTCAACGCCCGCTTCCCTGTGCCATCCAGTTTCGAGGTGGGCTTTCGCTCGTCGAAATCACCGCATTAGGCTGTCCCGAGCGGTGAAGGGAATCACTCGCTCCTTCGGCTGCGGAGCATCTTCTTCAGTCCCAGTGGGACCTTCATCATCTTGTCGACTCGCCTGTCAGCACGATCCGCGGTGACCCGGACGGACTTCACTGAACTTTGCGTTCTCCCGAGTGCGGCTTCCGCCTTGTCCAAACGACTTTCGACTTCGCGTAGCTTGTTCTCGGGTAGTTTTGCAGCACCATTTGCCTTGATCGCCTTCTGTGCCTTCTTGAGAGCGAGGTAGCGATCCTGGAGCTTCGAGGCCATACGGACATATTCGGGCGGCACATCGTGCCACAGACTTGTCTGCGGGTCCGGGTAGTTGGTCGACGCCAAACGATCCTCGTAATCTGCCAACGCGCGTTCTTGTCCGGGATCGTAAATGTGCGTGAAGCCGTTATCGTGAATGAAATCGCTGAGGCGGTCGAAGCGTTCGGAATGTCCACGATTGAACTCGGTGTAATCTGCTCGCGAATAAAGTTCGGCAACAGTTCTCGGGCATTCCTCAACTGTGAGGTCGATAGTTGGTACCCCGTGATATCGCGACAGTTCGAGCGTTCGCCCGTCATGGGCCAATACGAGTCCCGGCGTGCCGGCAAGGATCGCCGCTACATTGCCGTGAATGCGCGGGCCGAAAGAGAAGCTCATGTCTCTCATGCGCTGAATCCACACCGGCGCATCTAGTTGAAACTGCGCCTTCGCCTCGCTGAACTGTGAGTGACTGCGTGAGAGCGGCAACCGTTCGTCGTGGCCGCTGTAGGGAGTCGTCCCCCACAACATCATTTCCAAGGTGGCAAGGTCCTGTGGCATGTACGTCGCATCGAAATTAGCTTCAGCATCAGTGATGAGGTCGATGCCAAACGGATTGTTTGTCTGCAGGTTGTAGGCAATTGATGAGCCTGGGGTGAGCGCGTCGGCTCTATCGACGCGATGTCCTCGCCCATTCATCGTCATCGACGGGCATCCCACCACGATCACATCCTTAAAGCCGAGAGAGGTCAGATACTCAGCAGTTAGTTCGCCTCTCACGGTCAGTGTGGATCGCCCCGGGGATAATAGAGGCAGGGAGATTGGAAGAAGGAGATTCTCTCATGCCAGTGAAATACACCGATGAGCTCAAAGCTCGTGCCGTCGAGCTCGTCATGCATGCCCAGGCCGATCCTGAGACCGCGAGCAGGGCAATCACCCGCATCGCGAACGAACTCGGCCTGAGCAAAGAAACCCTGCGAGTCTGGGTGCGTAAGCACAAAGACTCTGGCAACGCTACACCGACGGAGTCGGTCGACCTTGAGGCCGAAAACCGTCGACTGCGCGCCGAGTTGACCGAAGCGAAACGGGCAAACGAGATACTTCGCCGGGCGTCGGCTTTCTTCGCGGCGGAGCTCGACCGCCCATCCAAGTAATCGTCGATTTCATCGACAACAACCGCGACGAGTTCGGAGTCGAGCCAATCGTGCGCGCCCTTTCAGGGACTGCTGCACGGATTGCTGTGAGCTCGTATTACGCGTACAAATTACGCCAGCCTTCAGCCCGTGCTGTCCGGGACCGGGAGCTCAAGACCGCCATCCGGGACGTCTACGAGGCGAACTATTCCTGTTACGGGGTGCGGAAGATGTGGAAGGCGATCAACCGCGAGTATGCGGACCGGTTCGGGAATATCGCTCGGTGCACGGTCGAGCGGTTGATGCGCCAGCTGGGCATTGACGGGGTTCGTCGTCGGCGGAAGCGTCCGAAGACGGCCTCGGCCAGGGCCGAGGAGTGCCCGGAGGATCTCGTCGAACGTGAGTTCACAGCTGAGGGTCCGAACTGTCTCTGGGTCGCCGACATCACCTATATTCCGACCCAGGCTGGGTGGGTATACACAACGTTCATTCTCGACGTCTTCCACCGCGAGATCGTGGGTTGGCAGGTGACGAATCATATGCGTGAGTCGCTGGCCAGGGACGCGTTGACGATGGCTCTGGCAGCGAAGTTCCGGGCCGGCGAAGACGTGTCCGGGCTTGTCCACCACTCGGATCGCGGAGTCCAATTCAGGTCGATTCGCTATGGCGAGACTCTGGCAGAATCCGAGATCGTGGCGTCGGTGGGGTCACGCGGGGACTCATACGATAATGCCATGGCTGAAGCACTGAATTCAGTCTACAAAGCGGAACTGATCGACCGTCGCGAATGGTCGGGGTTGATCGAGGTGATGGCAGCGACATCGAAATGGATCGGGTGGTACAACCGGCAACGACTGCATTCGGCGATCGGATATCGACCTCCGTTCGAGGTCCAAGCTGAATGGACCAACCAGGGTGCGACCGCGAGCGTAGCTGCATAGAAAACCAGGAAAAACAGCCTCTATGAAACCCGGTGCTTGACAGTGCGCTGGACTTCTCCAGAACCGCCTTTGCGAATCGTCTCACCGTCGGTTCCATCTTCTTCAGACCCGCCGGATTACCGTCCAACGGCAGTTGCGCACCACCCGAGAGCATGAGGAATGGAATCTTCAGGTTTTCGACGAACTCTGTGGTACGAGCGAGTTCTGCTTCGAACCCCGGCCGAAAGGCATTGGCCAAAGGAAGAATGAACCCGTCATACTCATCGTTGACCTTCGGCGCCATCGATTTGTTGATTTGGTAACGGTTCGCGTCGACCACCGTGTCAGCCGCAGAAAAGAGCTTATGAGAGGCAGTGCCGAAGATCAGGTTACCGTTGTTCCGACCAATCGTGTTGCGATCGAGAGTATCGAAACCGTCGTAAGGCTCAAACGGTGTTTTACCAAGCCTCATCAAATACCGCTTGCCCATTTGTTCGTCACCATTCATCGTATTTTTCGGGGATCGCTGCACGATCTTGCCCACCTTAGCCCATGCCGAAGTCGCGTGGCCACGGTCGAGGCACCTCAGCAATGACCTTACTATCTTGCCAGACTGCGGCAACGCCTCCTTCTGGAGCTCAATATGTAGTCATAGACTTAGCTCATTGAGGTCTACAACCAGACGACGACACATTGGAGGAACCCCCTTGGAGATTCGGAATCTCATCACCCGCAGCGCAATCAGCGCCATGGGCAGTGCGCGGAAGACGATAAGGAAGACCACCAGAGATGCGTCGCGTCGTTCGCAGACCTCTCCTCCGCGGTCCTCTCGTTTGACGTCGCTCAAGATTCATCACGCTCAGAACCTTCTCCATCTCGATCTCACGCTGGCCTCCGACGTTATCCCCACCGGGCTCTGGACTGAGCACGAAGGTGACCTGCATCGTCTCGGCTCACTCGAGATATCCGAATCTCGGGACGCTGGTTCAGAGTCTGACTTGGTTTGTTCGATCAGCGTCAACCTCGACACTGTCATCGAACACCTCGCGGACTGGACCTCGATTCCGCCTGCTGAAGCAAATGATGCGAACGACACCGAAGGGATCGTACTCCGCCTGTATCTCGAATTCGACGGTCTCGACGCGGAACCCCTCCCCGGCTCCCGTCTCGAAACAACCCACAACGGCATGCCGGTGGCATTAGTCCGACTCGGTCGTGCCAAACATACGCAAACGTCTAATTTCACCTACCGTCAAGTGAAAGACCACTTCTACTATCCCCTGATCAACCGCAATGGTCATCTGGCCATCGAAGTGGATCGCCTTCACCGGCCATATGCCCAGGTCCGCAACGACAGTCTGACCATCGAGAATGGCAAGCTCAATATCCAGGGAAGAATCAGCGCACGAGGCACCGCATATGTGAGAGCCAAACTCGTAGTGCGTGGCAGAACCTCCGGGTTCCGAGCAACTGCCGAGGTCGACCTCAAGCTCAACGAAGAGCTCTCATCGAAACGGTTTGGACTCAACCACTATGTCTTTGCGTCAGAACTCGATTTCAACGAACTTGGCGATGAGATCAGCAATGACAACGCGGACTTGTATTTGGATCTGGATCCCGTGCTGGCAGACCAGCCTAAGCGCGCGCGAATCGGGAAAACCCGATACCTCGTTCGCGTCGGCACGACTGGCAGCACAGTGTCGTCTGGAGACCGGACCGTCTCACTTGTCCCCTACTACACATTCAAGGCAAAGTATCCCTCTCTGCACTTAGAAGTCTTCCGCACAGCGGATTACGAATACATGCAGACTCTGGTGTCGAACCGACATTTCTGGAAACCGCCCCGCGCCTCGGAGCGTCGTCCTGTATGGTTGATCGGCGAACTGCCCTATAAGGCGCAGGACAATGGACTCCAATTCTTCAAGTTCATGCGTGACGAACATCCCGAAATCGACGCTTACTATGTCATCGAACCGAACTCGCCCGAGAGATCTAATCTCAACGGCTACGACCACGTCATAGACTTCCGATCGCATGACCACGTCCAGGTGGCGCTTGCAGCTGACAAGATCATCGGAACCCACCACCCGGATTTCCTCTACCCCACACGGGAGCCGCGCTTCCAAAAGGCTCTGCACGCCGAATCAGTCTTCCTCCAGCATGGTGTCACTGCCGCCAAATGGATGGTGCCCAATTACGGCAAGTTCATTAGTGGGTTCGACGTGGACCTCATCACCGTCTCCTCTGAACGCGAGAAAGAGTTCTTCGTCAAGGACTTTGGTTATCCCCCCGAACAGGTAGCAGTGACGGGCTTCGCCCGATTCGACGCTCTTCTTGCCGACGATGTCGACGTCCGTCCGGGCCAACTTATGATCATGCCTACGTGGCGACCGTGGTTGCAAGATCCCGACTACTTCGCTGAATCGGAGTATTTTCAGCACTGGAATTCACTTCTCACCAGTGATCGATTGCAATCACTGATGGAGAAATACCAACTTGAGCCGATCTTCTGCCTTCACCCTAATATGCAGCAGTACAGTTCACACTTCCGCGATGCCGGCATTCGCGTGGTCGTCCAGGGCGAAACCGATGTCCAGTTGCTTCTCAAACAGAGCTCGATGCTCATAACCGACTACTCGAGCGTTGCTTTCGATTTTGCGTTCCTACACAAACCCGTTGCCTACTATCAGTTCGATACTCGTCGATTTGCTCAGCCACACGCCGATCCGGAAAAGGAATTTCCTGGACCTGTCGTCGCGGATGAAGACCAGCTTCTGGACGCCATCGAAACTGCATATGCCGCGGGAGGAGTAATGGATCAGAAATATCTGGCTCGTGCCGACCACTTCCTCGCTCATCGTGACACAGACAGTCGTGAACGCATCTACCAAGCAATTCAAAACGCAGTCAGACCTCGCCCTACTGCGACGGACCTGGTCCAGAGCGAGCCAGCCCAGGCCGCATACAGACTCGCGCGGCGGAATAGATATTATCTTCCCGTGATGAAGAGGCTGTACAAGCTGATGCGATGGGCTCCCCTCGATTCCGGAACAGTCGTCTTCGAAACAGGACAGGGGAAGCAATACGCCGACAGCCCTCGGGCAATTCACGAGGAGCTGGTCCGGCGTGGGGATACTCGGCGAAAGGTGTGGATCTATCACAAGCGACTTCCTGTGACGGACAAGTACACCACCGTTGTCAAACGACATTCGCCAGCGTTCTTTTGGTACCTCGCGACGGCGAAATACTGGATCAACAATCATAATTTCCCCAATTACATCCACCGTCGTCAACAGGGCCTGTATATCCAGACGTGGCATGGGACACCGCTCAAGCGCATGTTCCTCGATCAAGACAACTTCTACGGACGCGATCCGGGCTACATCGACCGGGTCAAGGAGGCTTCGGCCCAATGGAATGCGTTGATTTCTCCTTCGCCGTACGCGACGGAAGCGATGAAATCGTCCTACGCTTATACGGGACCGGTTTATGAGCTGGGCTACCCGCGAAACGACGAGCTACGCGGCCCGAACACACAAAAGATTCGCGACGATCTTCGGCACCGGCTCTCGATTCCGCGTGATCAGACGGTCGTGCTCTATGCCCCGACCTTCCGCGACGATCAGCCGACAACCAAGGGAAGATTCGCCTTCGACTGGCCATTCGATCCTGAAGAATTCGTCCAACGTTTCGGCGACGACGTCACACTTCTGTTGCGTACTCACTTCCTAGTCAACACCAAGCTCGACATCCCGGAAGCTCTCAAAGCAAACATCATCGATGTCAGCGGACTTCCAGACATCAATGAACTCTTCTTGGCCAGCGACATGCTCGTCACAGATTACTCATCGTCATTCTTCGACTACTCGGTCCTTGAACGACCAATCATCTTTTTCGCATATGATCTGGAGAACTACCGCGACAATCTTCGCGGTTTCTACCTCAACTACGAAACGGATCTTCCCGGACCAGTGACGACAACCTCGGACGAGCTCTTCGCCGAAATCGACAAAGCGACCTCGGCTACGGACGCAGACCGGGAACGCCTCAGATTGTTCGCACGGTTATACGCTCCCAATGATGACGGTCAGGCAGCGGCCCGAGTCATCGACAGACTGCTCGCAGACTAATCATGCCGCTGGTTTCCGCATTGGAGGAACGCGTGTTCAAACGAGACCAACACTTCCCCGAAGCTTCTATCTACGGACTCATCGGAGGAATCCCGGAGGCTTTCGGAGGCAGAACGAGTGTGTGCCTGCAACGAGCAAATGCGATTGCCGAACTCGACGACAGGCACATCGAAATCCTCACGCTCTCTCCGAACAACGGTGTGGACACCGAAGGGCTGACGGAACGGCTGCGCGAGGAAGGCCGTATCGGAAATCGAGTAACGATCAGAAATGTGTGGTCAGATCTCCGTCGTGCTGACTCACACGACTTGGCTCAGATCGCCGGACACAGCTCCCAGTCGATCACCATCGATCCAACACAGCCACCTGAATATGACGGATCGATGGAGGCCAAAGAGGTCGGTTCTGCAGGAAAGACGCTCAAAGCAGACCGTTTCAGGGAGGACGGCTCACGATACAACAGCTATCGACGCGGCGGCAGGGGTATCGAGAAGAGTTCCGTGCTCTTTGACTTGCGAGGCCGCCCTATTGCGCAATGGACCGAACAATACGAGCTCTATTTCGCCTGGATGGACTGGGTGATCGGCACCGATCCCGCTATCATCATCAACGACGGTCCCCCGCTGGCACGCTATCTCCACAAATACCAGCGCAAAAACGTCGCTCTCGTCCAAACCATCCACAGCAAGCACTCGGCAGATCCCACCAAGCGCTCACAGCGATTGGGGTGGACCTATACCCCTGCACTGCAGCATGTCGATCGATTCGACCATCTGGCAGTACTCACCGAGTCACAACGATCCGACCTCACCGCTCTCAATTACGTGATGGACAACGTGTCGGTCCTGCCCAACATGACCACCGCTGAGCCGACCCGAAAGATCAAACCGCGCCGCACAGGTGCCGGAGTCATGCTCGCACGCACAACATTCCTCAAACGCATCGATCACGCCATCACCGCTGTCCACCGGGCACAACAGGCCGGTATCGAAACCACATTCGACATCTATGGTGTAGCTGACGAAGCGCAGGAATCCCTGGAATCTCTCATCGGCGAGATCGGTGCGGACGACACCATCCGACTTCGCGGGTTTGATCCGAGAGCGAAGAGGAAATTCGAAGAATCATCATTCACCCTGCTCACCAGCGAATATGAAGGACAGCCGCTTG
This window harbors:
- a CDS encoding polysaccharide pyruvyl transferase family protein codes for the protein MRGELTAEYLTSLGFKDVIVVGCPSMTMNGRGHRVDRADALTPGSSIAYNLQTNNPFGIDLITDAEANFDATYMPQDLATLEMMLWGTTPYSGHDERLPLSRSHSQFSEAKAQFQLDAPVWIQRMRDMSFSFGPRIHGNVAAILAGTPGLVLAHDGRTLELSRYHGVPTIDLTVEECPRTVAELYSRADYTEFNRGHSERFDRLSDFIHDNGFTHIYDPGQERALADYEDRLASTNYPDPQTSLWHDVPPEYVRMASKLQDRYLALKKAQKAIKANGAAKLPENKLREVESRLDKAEAALGRTQSSVKSVRVTADRADRRVDKMMKVPLGLKKMLRSRRSE
- a CDS encoding glycosyltransferase: MEERVFKRDQHFPEASIYGLIGGIPEAFGGRTSVCLQRANAIAELDDRHIEILTLSPNNGVDTEGLTERLREEGRIGNRVTIRNVWSDLRRADSHDLAQIAGHSSQSITIDPTQPPEYDGSMEAKEVGSAGKTLKADRFREDGSRYNSYRRGGRGIEKSSVLFDLRGRPIAQWTEQYELYFAWMDWVIGTDPAIIINDGPPLARYLHKYQRKNVALVQTIHSKHSADPTKRSQRLGWTYTPALQHVDRFDHLAVLTESQRSDLTALNYVMDNVSVLPNMTTAEPTRKIKPRRTGAGVMLARTTFLKRIDHAITAVHRAQQAGIETTFDIYGVADEAQESLESLIGEIGADDTIRLRGFDPRAKRKFEESSFTLLTSEYEGQPLVLLESMAVGCIPIAYNIKYGPADIITHGVNGFLVPPSDIDAMAKCIADLHSMGERELLQIRKAAIKRAQDFSPGKITSMWGKTLTQVMANKLPPRDIEGKANLVEHFVDGNEMRLRVKITGEAATNPTWALLRWTERNGKRFGRLPAHGEQTAGQFLVTASAHTDDFASIDRGFIDFWIDLRVDGQPCRLRIKGAQELEPTAFAQAELYSTKFGSLSIRYESSNPESATV
- a CDS encoding CDP-glycerol glycerophosphotransferase family protein, whose amino-acid sequence is MEIRNLITRSAISAMGSARKTIRKTTRDASRRSQTSPPRSSRLTSLKIHHAQNLLHLDLTLASDVIPTGLWTEHEGDLHRLGSLEISESRDAGSESDLVCSISVNLDTVIEHLADWTSIPPAEANDANDTEGIVLRLYLEFDGLDAEPLPGSRLETTHNGMPVALVRLGRAKHTQTSNFTYRQVKDHFYYPLINRNGHLAIEVDRLHRPYAQVRNDSLTIENGKLNIQGRISARGTAYVRAKLVVRGRTSGFRATAEVDLKLNEELSSKRFGLNHYVFASELDFNELGDEISNDNADLYLDLDPVLADQPKRARIGKTRYLVRVGTTGSTVSSGDRTVSLVPYYTFKAKYPSLHLEVFRTADYEYMQTLVSNRHFWKPPRASERRPVWLIGELPYKAQDNGLQFFKFMRDEHPEIDAYYVIEPNSPERSNLNGYDHVIDFRSHDHVQVALAADKIIGTHHPDFLYPTREPRFQKALHAESVFLQHGVTAAKWMVPNYGKFISGFDVDLITVSSEREKEFFVKDFGYPPEQVAVTGFARFDALLADDVDVRPGQLMIMPTWRPWLQDPDYFAESEYFQHWNSLLTSDRLQSLMEKYQLEPIFCLHPNMQQYSSHFRDAGIRVVVQGETDVQLLLKQSSMLITDYSSVAFDFAFLHKPVAYYQFDTRRFAQPHADPEKEFPGPVVADEDQLLDAIETAYAAGGVMDQKYLARADHFLAHRDTDSRERIYQAIQNAVRPRPTATDLVQSEPAQAAYRLARRNRYYLPVMKRLYKLMRWAPLDSGTVVFETGQGKQYADSPRAIHEELVRRGDTRRKVWIYHKRLPVTDKYTTVVKRHSPAFFWYLATAKYWINNHNFPNYIHRRQQGLYIQTWHGTPLKRMFLDQDNFYGRDPGYIDRVKEASAQWNALISPSPYATEAMKSSYAYTGPVYELGYPRNDELRGPNTQKIRDDLRHRLSIPRDQTVVLYAPTFRDDQPTTKGRFAFDWPFDPEEFVQRFGDDVTLLLRTHFLVNTKLDIPEALKANIIDVSGLPDINELFLASDMLVTDYSSSFFDYSVLERPIIFFAYDLENYRDNLRGFYLNYETDLPGPVTTTSDELFAEIDKATSATDADRERLRLFARLYAPNDDGQAAARVIDRLLAD
- a CDS encoding IS3 family transposase, whose amino-acid sequence is MRALSGTAARIAVSSYYAYKLRQPSARAVRDRELKTAIRDVYEANYSCYGVRKMWKAINREYADRFGNIARCTVERLMRQLGIDGVRRRRKRPKTASARAEECPEDLVEREFTAEGPNCLWVADITYIPTQAGWVYTTFILDVFHREIVGWQVTNHMRESLARDALTMALAAKFRAGEDVSGLVHHSDRGVQFRSIRYGETLAESEIVASVGSRGDSYDNAMAEALNSVYKAELIDRREWSGLIEVMAATSKWIGWYNRQRLHSAIGYRPPFEVQAEWTNQGATASVAA
- a CDS encoding transposase, with translation MPVKYTDELKARAVELVMHAQADPETASRAITRIANELGLSKETLRVWVRKHKDSGNATPTESVDLEAENRRLRAELTEAKRANEILRRASAFFAAELDRPSK
- a CDS encoding TetR/AcrR family transcriptional regulator — encoded protein: MSKGTRNRQKIIAAAWELYADLGIDNVRTEDVANACGLSASAINYHFRTKTQLLQAALRYSLDIIASARDLTETADPVATLRHFARIHAGVDVKVRRVWSIWIQSWAHAAADEHARLNLTAVYTEWLDMITGVILAGQRAGTIRTGNTVLMVKALSIFIDGLGVARSTQQMTVTDEEALSMLEEYLGAHILTSTHPQEEGT
- a CDS encoding stealth family protein, with product MLSTPNQTLSIELWEELGSNVQRVDGGLHLPGTLRRRNSDHGLAVDYMEPNTWDSALRNSSRLALPAPHLRELQEPIDIVYTWVDGSDPKWRARMNNTRDKVDQGTTEPSSVSESRFTSREELKFSLRSLEYYASWVRRIFIVTDQQIPEWLNTDHPKITVVDHRDIFSDTGVLPVFNSHAIESQLHHIPGLAEHYLYLNDDCFFLRPTRPELFFTANGLSKHFRSIVPIDVEGWGPRDLPIISAAKQGRHHLLSRYGRTVTHRFKHTPHSQLRSVLETMESEEPELFARVAASPFRSPEDVSIPSSLHHFDAFARGQSVEGQIGYQFVDLSAADLELRLLRVARRTDLDVFCLNETTLREESEESVDHLVARFFNARFPVPSSFEVGFRSSKSPH